In Sphingobium sp. Z007, one DNA window encodes the following:
- a CDS encoding F0F1 ATP synthase subunit delta yields MEINSGIQASLSGRYAVALFDLARDANALDTVADSLAGLKAAIAQSPDFKGLINSPVLSRDASGKTIAAVASSMGTDSLTTKFLGVLADNRRLAQLPAVIRAYETLLSSHKGEVRAEVTSAHPLTKTQIGALTKSLKARVGRDVMLDAKIDPAILGGLVVKIGSQMIDSSIRTRLNTLAQAMKG; encoded by the coding sequence GTGGAGATTAACAGCGGCATTCAGGCTAGCCTCAGCGGCCGCTACGCGGTGGCGCTGTTCGATCTGGCCCGCGACGCAAACGCGCTCGACACGGTGGCGGACAGCCTGGCCGGGTTGAAGGCGGCTATCGCCCAGTCCCCCGATTTCAAGGGTCTGATCAACAGCCCCGTGCTCAGCCGGGATGCAAGTGGCAAGACGATCGCCGCCGTCGCATCCTCCATGGGCACAGATTCGCTGACGACGAAATTTCTCGGCGTCCTTGCCGATAACCGTCGCCTCGCGCAGTTGCCCGCGGTCATCCGCGCCTATGAAACGCTGCTGTCGAGTCACAAGGGCGAGGTCCGCGCCGAAGTGACGAGCGCTCACCCCCTCACCAAGACCCAGATCGGCGCCCTTACCAAGAGCCTCAAGGCGCGCGTCGGCCGCGACGTCATGCTCGACGCAAAGATCGATCCCGCGATCCTGGGCGGGCTGGTCGTCAAGATCGGCAGCCAGATGATCGACAGCTCCATCCGCACACGTTTGAATACGCTCGCCCAGGCGATGAAAGGCTAA
- a CDS encoding glycosyltransferase family 1 protein yields the protein MRIALFSGNYNYLREGANQALNRLVGWLEGTAGHQVRVYSPVTETPAFEPAGTLVPVPSIKLPVRGEFQLALGLPSATRRDIARFDPDIIHVATPDILGTRAQSFAKALGVPIVASQHTLFETYLDHYGLGWLRPLAEAHLARFYRRSDHVLVPTDALAADMGRLRGDDAVSVWSRGVDRALFNPARRDPAWRRAQGIGDNEIAILFFGRLVREKGVAQFLSVTGRLRRQGLPVRALVVGEGPARGDFGVLADAVMTGHLEGESLARAVASADIFYHPSMTETFGNVVLEAMAAGLPIVAADAPGSRALLDDGDVGRLYPSTDLDAACDAMAAFVTSPALRRAMGDRARERSALYAWDAASAAVERVYQAMQKGRHQRPS from the coding sequence ATGCGCATAGCGCTGTTTTCGGGCAATTATAATTATCTGCGTGAGGGCGCGAACCAGGCGCTCAACCGGCTGGTCGGCTGGTTGGAGGGCACGGCGGGCCATCAGGTGCGCGTCTATTCGCCCGTTACCGAAACGCCGGCGTTCGAACCGGCGGGGACGCTTGTGCCGGTTCCTTCGATCAAGCTGCCGGTACGCGGCGAGTTCCAACTTGCGCTTGGCCTGCCCAGCGCGACCCGCCGCGATATAGCCCGCTTCGATCCCGACATCATCCATGTCGCGACGCCCGATATCCTGGGCACGCGGGCGCAGAGTTTCGCAAAGGCGCTGGGCGTCCCGATCGTCGCCAGCCAGCACACATTGTTCGAAACCTATCTCGACCATTATGGCCTGGGCTGGTTGCGGCCGCTGGCGGAGGCGCATCTGGCGCGCTTCTATCGCCGCAGCGATCATGTTCTCGTGCCGACGGACGCGCTGGCCGCGGACATGGGGCGGCTGCGCGGTGACGACGCGGTGAGCGTCTGGAGCCGGGGCGTGGATCGCGCGTTGTTCAATCCCGCCCGGCGCGATCCGGCCTGGCGCCGCGCGCAGGGTATCGGCGATAACGAAATCGCGATCCTGTTCTTCGGGCGTCTCGTGCGGGAAAAGGGCGTGGCGCAATTCCTGTCGGTCACAGGGCGCTTGCGGCGGCAGGGCCTGCCCGTGCGCGCGCTGGTGGTGGGGGAGGGGCCGGCCCGCGGCGATTTCGGCGTGCTGGCTGACGCGGTCATGACAGGGCATTTGGAGGGTGAAAGCCTGGCCCGCGCGGTGGCCAGTGCGGACATATTCTACCATCCCAGCATGACCGAGACATTCGGCAATGTCGTGCTGGAAGCGATGGCCGCGGGCTTGCCGATCGTGGCGGCGGATGCGCCGGGCTCGCGCGCGCTGCTGGACGACGGGGATGTCGGACGGCTCTATCCATCGACGGACCTGGACGCCGCCTGCGACGCTATGGCGGCCTTCGTAACATCACCTGCGCTGCGCCGCGCCATGGGGGACAGGGCGCGGGAACGCAGCGCGCTTTATGCCTGGGATGCGGCTTCGGCGGCGGTTGAGCGGGTGTATCAGGCCATGCAAAAGGGGCGCCATCAGCGCCCCTCCTGA
- a CDS encoding S1C family serine protease, translating to MVALLRRFTPAFACALALLAPASLHAEQQDIAAAARGVVRVALVATDGSDAYFVGHGSGFAVAPDKILTNAHVVELAREEKNLVIGVIPSEGRKTYGGRIIAYSPGNDLALIQLEEGRLPVSTFYAGAVTDGQHVTAIGYPGTVDRAQGLGLKQMVEPMATVKTNGNISSGRASQSFDTLLHTAPLAAGNSGGPLADDCGRVLGVNSFGSVSDGNDAEFGFAVSWREIASFLRQAGVASLHTVVPCRSMAEADAAEASITQRESQATEQKSRASADAREQALTRARDAAERDIITARENAMAGAAVLLALAVLGLGAGGLFYTQGKEKQSTWFLAGGGVLLFAALGLFFLKPSFASIDERVKKPTDTSIVGNSAFAWTGDNICKIDLARSRLTISQPNDVGLNWAEGGCVNGDTQYVASGTLWQRASVPDEANYVSTSQFDPETGTLRVQRWLPDLDTMDKVRALAKDETGKAPIKGCGADSDRLAQIAALQSDVTALLPAQPNERIVYHCQKGRLAPVDPAE from the coding sequence ATGGTCGCCCTGCTCCGCCGCTTCACCCCTGCCTTCGCCTGCGCGCTCGCGCTGCTTGCGCCAGCCTCGCTTCATGCCGAACAGCAGGACATCGCCGCTGCCGCGCGTGGCGTCGTACGCGTGGCGCTGGTCGCGACGGATGGGTCGGACGCCTATTTCGTCGGCCATGGCAGTGGCTTTGCGGTCGCCCCGGACAAGATACTGACCAACGCCCATGTCGTCGAACTGGCGCGCGAGGAGAAGAATCTCGTCATCGGCGTGATCCCGTCCGAAGGGCGCAAGACCTATGGCGGGCGAATCATCGCCTATTCGCCGGGTAACGACCTGGCCCTTATCCAGTTGGAAGAAGGCCGCCTGCCGGTATCGACCTTCTATGCCGGCGCGGTGACCGACGGGCAGCATGTCACCGCGATCGGCTATCCCGGCACGGTCGATCGGGCGCAGGGGCTGGGCCTGAAACAAATGGTCGAACCGATGGCTACGGTGAAAACCAACGGCAATATCTCGTCGGGCCGCGCGAGCCAAAGTTTCGACACGCTGCTCCACACCGCGCCGCTCGCGGCCGGGAACAGCGGCGGGCCGCTGGCCGACGATTGCGGCCGGGTGCTGGGCGTCAACAGCTTCGGGTCAGTGTCGGACGGCAATGACGCGGAATTCGGCTTCGCCGTATCCTGGCGCGAAATCGCCTCCTTCCTGCGCCAAGCTGGCGTTGCCTCGCTCCACACCGTCGTCCCCTGCCGATCCATGGCGGAGGCCGACGCGGCGGAAGCCAGCATCACCCAGCGCGAATCGCAAGCCACCGAACAGAAGAGCCGCGCCAGCGCCGATGCGCGCGAACAGGCGCTGACCCGCGCGCGCGACGCCGCGGAACGCGATATCATCACCGCGCGCGAAAATGCGATGGCGGGCGCGGCCGTGCTGCTGGCCCTCGCCGTACTGGGCCTGGGCGCGGGCGGGCTGTTCTACACGCAGGGCAAGGAAAAACAGTCGACCTGGTTCCTGGCGGGCGGCGGCGTGCTGCTGTTCGCGGCGCTGGGCCTCTTCTTCCTCAAGCCCAGCTTTGCCAGCATCGACGAGCGGGTGAAGAAGCCCACCGACACGTCCATCGTCGGCAACAGCGCCTTCGCCTGGACCGGCGACAATATCTGCAAGATCGACCTGGCGCGCAGTCGGCTGACCATATCGCAGCCCAATGACGTCGGCCTCAACTGGGCCGAAGGCGGCTGCGTCAACGGCGACACCCAATATGTCGCGTCCGGCACGCTGTGGCAGCGCGCGAGCGTGCCCGATGAGGCCAATTATGTGAGCACCAGCCAGTTCGACCCGGAGACAGGCACGTTGCGGGTGCAGCGCTGGCTGCCCGACCTGGATACGATGGACAAGGTCCGCGCGCTGGCGAAAGACGAAACCGGCAAGGCGCCGATCAAGGGCTGCGGCGCCGACTCCGATCGGCTTGCCCAGATCGCCGCGCTCCAGAGCGACGTGACAGCGTTGCTTCCAGCCCAGCCCAACGAACGGATCGTCTATCATTGCCAGAAGGGACGGCTTGCCCCGGTCGATCCTGCCGAATAA
- a CDS encoding bifunctional 2-polyprenyl-6-hydroxyphenol methylase/3-demethylubiquinol 3-O-methyltransferase UbiG has product MDRSAYASMSAQEGSHWWFVARRAILDRLIRTQVAPRADARILEAGCGTGGNLAMLARHGRVEALEYDGEARALATARGIAQVEPGMLPGRIGFGDQRYDLIALLDVLEHVEEDRASLAALKERLAQGGRILLTVPAVPWLWSDHDELHHHKRRYTLAGLRGVAEAAGLKVESVGYFNSLLFPIAVATRTAHRLLRRKGGLDAEPSPVVNGALRTIFGWERHLLGRFRFPIGLSLYAILSA; this is encoded by the coding sequence ATGGACCGATCAGCCTATGCGAGCATGAGCGCGCAGGAGGGGAGCCATTGGTGGTTCGTCGCCCGTCGCGCCATATTGGATCGGCTGATCCGCACCCAGGTCGCGCCGCGTGCCGACGCTCGCATCCTGGAAGCGGGCTGCGGCACCGGCGGCAATCTGGCGATGCTCGCGCGCCATGGCAGGGTGGAAGCGCTGGAATATGATGGTGAGGCGCGCGCGCTGGCGACGGCGCGCGGGATCGCGCAGGTCGAACCGGGCATGTTGCCGGGCCGGATCGGCTTTGGCGATCAACGCTATGACCTGATCGCGCTCCTGGACGTGCTGGAGCATGTGGAGGAGGATCGCGCGTCGTTGGCGGCTTTGAAGGAACGTCTGGCGCAGGGCGGGCGCATCCTGCTGACTGTGCCAGCGGTGCCCTGGCTTTGGTCCGATCATGACGAGCTGCATCATCACAAGCGCCGCTATACGCTGGCGGGATTGCGCGGGGTGGCGGAGGCTGCCGGTTTGAAGGTCGAAAGCGTCGGCTATTTCAACAGCCTGCTGTTCCCGATCGCCGTCGCCACCCGCACGGCGCATCGCCTGTTGCGCCGTAAAGGCGGGCTGGATGCCGAGCCGTCGCCGGTGGTCAACGGCGCGTTGCGGACCATATTCGGGTGGGAGCGGCATCTGCTGGGCCGGTTCCGCTTTCCCATCGGCCTGTCGCTCTACGCCATATTATCAGCGTAG
- a CDS encoding glycosyltransferase family 2 protein: MRVRPALSIVIPVYNEQDAISLFLDAARPAVTTALALIGPDAHAEYLFVDDGSSDRTADILAILARLNPDIRCISLSRNFGKEAALAAGIDHATGDAVIPIDVDLQDPPGVIVDMVRAWLAGAQVVNARRADRSSDGWLKRISAQGFYALLNRLSDYPIPENVGDFRLLDRQAVDVIKQLGEQARFNKGLFSWIGFRVATVDYVRAARGAGTTKWRLGKLWSLAIDGITTSTTMPLRIWSYIGGGIALLAFAYAAFLVLHTIVTGVDVPGYASIMVAVLMLGGLNLLSLGIIGEYLGRVAREVRKRPLYVVDAPVAPAAHQPPEEEGLWTDQPMRA; encoded by the coding sequence ATGCGCGTGCGGCCAGCCCTGTCCATCGTCATTCCTGTCTATAATGAACAGGACGCGATCTCTTTGTTCCTGGACGCGGCGCGTCCGGCGGTGACGACGGCGCTCGCGCTGATCGGGCCGGATGCCCACGCCGAATATCTGTTCGTGGACGATGGCAGTTCCGATCGGACCGCCGACATATTGGCGATCCTGGCGCGGCTGAACCCCGACATACGCTGCATTTCGCTCTCCCGCAATTTCGGCAAGGAAGCGGCGCTGGCCGCGGGCATCGACCATGCGACGGGCGATGCCGTCATTCCGATCGACGTGGATTTGCAAGACCCGCCGGGCGTGATCGTGGACATGGTGCGCGCCTGGCTGGCCGGGGCGCAGGTGGTCAACGCCCGCCGCGCCGACCGGTCGAGCGACGGCTGGCTCAAGCGCATAAGCGCGCAGGGCTTTTATGCGCTGCTCAATCGGCTGTCCGACTATCCGATCCCCGAAAATGTGGGCGATTTCCGCCTGCTGGACCGGCAGGCCGTCGACGTCATCAAGCAGCTGGGCGAGCAGGCGCGCTTCAACAAGGGGCTGTTTTCGTGGATCGGCTTTCGCGTCGCGACAGTGGACTATGTCCGCGCCGCGCGGGGCGCGGGCACCACCAAATGGCGGCTGGGCAAGCTCTGGTCGCTGGCGATCGACGGGATCACGACATCCACCACTATGCCGCTGCGCATCTGGTCCTATATCGGCGGCGGCATTGCTCTGCTGGCCTTCGCCTACGCCGCCTTCCTGGTGCTGCATACGATCGTCACCGGGGTGGATGTGCCCGGCTATGCGTCGATCATGGTCGCGGTGCTGATGCTGGGAGGGCTTAACCTTCTCAGCTTGGGGATTATCGGGGAATATCTGGGACGGGTTGCGCGCGAAGTGCGCAAGCGGCCGCTCTATGTCGTAGATGCGCCCGTCGCACCCGCCGCGCACCAACCGCCCGAAGAAGAGGGATTATGGACCGATCAGCCTATGCGAGCATGA
- the atpA gene encoding F0F1 ATP synthase subunit alpha has protein sequence MDINAAEISKVIKDQIANFGTEAQVSEVGSVLTVGDGIARVHGLDNVQAGEMVEFANGVQGMALNLEADNVGVVIFGSDSAIKEGDTVKRTGTIVDVPVGKGLLGRVVDGLGNPIDGKGPIVSDQRMRVERKAPGIIPRTSVHEPVQTGLKAIDTLVPVGRGQRELIIGDRQTGKTAVAIDTFINQKAANAGDDESKKLYCIYVAIGQKRSTVAQIVKQLEENGAMEYSIVVAATASEPAPLQYLAPYTGVTMGEYFRDNGMHAVIVYDDLSKQAVAYRQMSLLLRRPPGREAYPGDVFYLHSRLLERAAKMNKENGSGSLTALPIIETQAGDVSAYIPTNVISITDGQIFLETNLFYQGIRPAINVGLSVSRVGSAAQTKAMKKVSGSIKLELAQYREMAAFAQFGSDLDASTQKLLNRGARLTELLKQGQFSPLPFEEQTASIFAGTNGYLDSVAVKDVTRYEELMLAYLRHDHADVLTLIRDSKDLGDDAKSKLKAALDSFGKTFA, from the coding sequence ATGGATATCAACGCCGCAGAAATTTCGAAGGTCATCAAGGACCAGATCGCCAATTTCGGCACCGAAGCGCAGGTCAGCGAAGTCGGTTCCGTGCTGACCGTGGGTGACGGCATCGCCCGCGTCCATGGCCTCGACAACGTCCAGGCGGGCGAAATGGTCGAATTCGCCAATGGCGTGCAGGGCATGGCGCTGAACCTGGAAGCCGACAATGTCGGCGTCGTGATCTTCGGGTCCGACAGCGCGATCAAGGAAGGCGACACCGTCAAGCGTACCGGCACCATCGTCGACGTGCCCGTGGGCAAGGGCCTGCTGGGTCGCGTCGTGGACGGCCTGGGCAACCCGATCGACGGCAAGGGTCCGATCGTTTCCGACCAGCGTATGCGCGTCGAGCGCAAGGCGCCCGGCATCATCCCGCGCACCTCGGTCCATGAACCGGTGCAGACCGGCCTGAAGGCGATCGACACCCTCGTCCCCGTCGGCCGTGGCCAGCGCGAACTGATCATCGGCGATCGCCAGACCGGCAAGACCGCCGTCGCGATCGACACCTTCATCAACCAGAAGGCCGCCAACGCGGGCGATGACGAGAGCAAGAAGCTCTACTGCATCTATGTCGCGATCGGCCAGAAGCGCTCGACCGTCGCGCAGATCGTCAAGCAGCTCGAAGAAAATGGCGCGATGGAATATTCGATCGTCGTCGCCGCGACCGCTTCGGAACCCGCCCCGCTCCAGTATCTCGCCCCCTATACCGGCGTGACCATGGGCGAATATTTCCGCGACAACGGGATGCACGCCGTCATCGTCTATGACGATCTGTCCAAGCAGGCCGTGGCCTATCGCCAGATGTCGCTGCTGCTGCGTCGTCCTCCGGGCCGCGAAGCCTATCCGGGCGACGTCTTCTATCTGCACAGCCGCCTGCTGGAGCGCGCGGCCAAGATGAACAAGGAAAACGGCTCCGGCTCGCTGACCGCGCTGCCGATCATCGAAACGCAGGCGGGCGACGTGTCCGCGTACATCCCGACCAACGTGATTTCGATCACCGACGGCCAGATCTTCCTGGAAACCAACCTCTTCTACCAGGGCATCCGCCCGGCCATTAACGTGGGCCTCTCGGTGTCGCGCGTCGGCTCCGCCGCGCAGACCAAGGCGATGAAGAAGGTGTCCGGCTCGATCAAGCTGGAGCTGGCCCAGTATCGCGAAATGGCGGCCTTCGCTCAGTTCGGGTCGGACCTCGACGCCTCGACCCAGAAGCTGCTGAACCGCGGTGCGCGCCTGACCGAGCTCCTCAAGCAGGGCCAGTTCTCGCCCCTGCCGTTCGAAGAGCAGACCGCGTCGATCTTCGCTGGCACCAACGGCTATCTGGACAGCGTCGCGGTCAAGGACGTGACGCGCTATGAGGAGCTGATGCTCGCCTATCTGCGCCACGACCATGCCGACGTGCTGACCCTGATCCGCGACAGCAAGGATTTGGGCGACGACGCCAAGAGCAAGCTCAAGGCCGCGCTCGACAGCTTCGGCAAGACGTTCGCATGA
- a CDS encoding ATP synthase F1 subunit epsilon, with amino-acid sequence MALHFELVTPEKLVRSVDVWQVVVPGTDGDFGVLEGHAPFMSTVRDGNIQVYAAAGAAPEIIPVEGGFAEVNEKGLTVLAEKAG; translated from the coding sequence ATGGCACTGCATTTCGAACTCGTAACCCCGGAAAAGCTGGTCCGTTCGGTTGACGTCTGGCAGGTCGTGGTGCCCGGCACCGACGGCGACTTCGGCGTGCTGGAGGGGCATGCGCCCTTCATGTCGACCGTCCGCGACGGCAACATCCAGGTCTATGCAGCGGCCGGCGCTGCGCCCGAAATCATCCCGGTCGAAGGCGGCTTTGCCGAAGTGAATGAAAAGGGCCTGACGGTTCTGGCCGAAAAGGCCGGCTGA
- a CDS encoding F0F1 ATP synthase subunit gamma, producing MASLKELKIRIGSVKSTQKITKAKQMVAAAKLRKAQAAAEAARPYSSRLEAVVASLASKIAGGTGEGASPLLAGTGKEEVHLLVVANSDRGLAGAFNANIVKAALAKARALELDGKKVQFYLIGRKGRPVINRAYPGKIVAQFDTTGAKQPGYDQAQSIAQDLSKMFLDGKFDVAHLFYSRFKSALAQIPTEQQIIPVKIPADADRNAIPATVEYEPSEEAILDDLLPRNIAIQLFKALLENNASEQGASMTAMDNATRNAGDLISKLTIQYNRSRQAAITTELVEIISGAEAL from the coding sequence ATGGCTAGTCTCAAGGAACTGAAGATCCGTATCGGGTCGGTCAAATCGACCCAGAAGATCACCAAGGCGAAGCAGATGGTCGCCGCCGCGAAACTGCGCAAGGCGCAGGCCGCGGCCGAGGCCGCGCGCCCGTATAGCAGCCGTCTGGAAGCGGTCGTCGCCAGCCTGGCGTCGAAGATTGCGGGCGGCACCGGCGAAGGCGCGTCCCCGCTGCTGGCCGGCACCGGCAAGGAGGAAGTGCATCTGCTGGTCGTCGCCAACTCAGACCGTGGTTTGGCGGGGGCATTCAACGCCAACATCGTCAAGGCGGCGCTGGCCAAGGCGCGCGCGCTGGAGCTGGACGGGAAGAAGGTGCAATTCTACCTGATCGGCCGCAAGGGTCGTCCGGTCATCAACCGCGCCTATCCGGGCAAGATCGTCGCTCAGTTCGACACCACGGGCGCCAAGCAGCCCGGCTATGATCAGGCGCAGTCGATCGCGCAGGACCTCAGCAAGATGTTCCTCGACGGCAAGTTCGACGTCGCGCACCTCTTCTATTCGCGCTTCAAGTCGGCGCTGGCGCAGATTCCGACCGAGCAGCAGATCATCCCGGTCAAAATCCCGGCCGACGCCGACCGCAACGCCATCCCCGCCACGGTGGAATATGAACCGAGCGAGGAAGCGATCCTGGACGATCTGTTGCCACGCAACATTGCGATCCAGCTGTTCAAGGCGCTGCTGGAAAACAACGCATCCGAACAGGGCGCATCGATGACCGCGATGGACAATGCCACGCGCAACGCCGGCGACCTCATCAGCAAGCTGACGATCCAGTATAACCGCAGCCGCCAGGCCGCGATCACCACCGAACTCGTTGAAATCATTTCGGGCGCTGAAGCCCTCTAA
- a CDS encoding GtrA family protein, producing MFDVMVAPDGDGRAPARSDLLSRLFSRKAAAMLVRNTIVSCFVFGVSIAMLWVLVEFFGVRQVVAAGIGFVAANSLHYALGRSWIFRGTDRAVASGYVYFLATGGLGLAVTMGLYALLLHYTPIHYLVARILVSVIAGLVMFAFNALLNFRRL from the coding sequence ATGTTTGACGTCATGGTCGCGCCGGATGGCGACGGGCGCGCGCCCGCGCGCAGCGATCTGCTGTCACGGCTATTCTCGCGCAAGGCGGCCGCGATGTTGGTGCGCAATACGATCGTATCCTGCTTCGTCTTCGGCGTCAGCATCGCGATGCTATGGGTGCTGGTGGAATTTTTCGGCGTGCGGCAGGTCGTGGCCGCGGGCATCGGCTTCGTCGCTGCCAATTCGCTCCATTATGCGTTGGGGCGCAGCTGGATTTTCCGCGGGACCGATCGCGCCGTGGCCAGCGGCTATGTCTATTTCCTGGCCACCGGGGGGCTGGGGCTGGCGGTCACCATGGGCCTCTATGCGCTGCTGTTGCACTATACGCCGATCCATTATCTGGTCGCGCGGATACTCGTTTCGGTCATCGCCGGGCTGGTCATGTTCGCCTTTAATGCGCTGCTCAATTTTCGCCGCCTCTGA
- the atpD gene encoding F0F1 ATP synthase subunit beta, with product MATTNNVGRISQVIGAVVDVTFPDALPSILSALETSNNGQRLVLEVAQHLGENTVRTIAMDSTEGLTRGQEVTDTGAQISVPVGPATLGRILNVIGEPIDERGPVLTDMRSPIHAEAPLFVDQSTESSILVTGIKVIDLLAPYAKGGKIGLFGGAGVGKTVLIQELINNIAKGHGGTSVFAGVGERTREGNDLYHEFLDAGVIAKDADGNAISEGSKVALVYGQMNEPPGARARVALSGLTIAEYFRDVENQDVLFFVDNIFRFTQAGAEVSALLGRIPSAVGYQPTLSTDMGQLQERITSTNKGSITSVQAVYVPADDLTDPAPATSFAHLDATTVLNRAISELGIYPAVDPLDSTSRVLEPRTVGQEHYDTARAVQSILQKYKSLQDIIAILGMDELSEEDKLTVARARKIQKFLSQPFHVAEVFTGISGKFVQIEDTVKSFKAVVDGEYDHLPENAFYMVGGIDEAVEKAKKLAAEAA from the coding sequence ATGGCAACTACCAACAATGTAGGCCGCATCTCGCAGGTCATCGGCGCTGTCGTCGACGTGACCTTCCCCGATGCGCTCCCGTCGATCCTGTCGGCGCTGGAAACCAGCAATAACGGCCAGCGCCTGGTGCTGGAAGTCGCCCAGCATCTGGGTGAGAACACTGTCCGCACGATCGCGATGGACTCGACCGAGGGTCTGACCCGCGGCCAGGAAGTGACCGACACCGGCGCGCAGATCAGCGTCCCCGTCGGCCCCGCCACGCTCGGCCGCATCCTGAACGTCATCGGTGAGCCGATCGACGAGCGCGGCCCGGTGCTGACCGACATGCGCTCGCCCATTCACGCCGAAGCCCCGCTGTTCGTCGATCAGTCGACCGAAAGCTCGATCCTGGTCACCGGCATCAAGGTCATCGACCTGCTCGCCCCCTACGCCAAGGGTGGCAAGATCGGCCTGTTCGGCGGCGCCGGCGTCGGCAAGACGGTGCTCATCCAGGAACTGATCAACAATATCGCCAAGGGCCATGGCGGCACCTCGGTCTTTGCGGGCGTCGGCGAGCGTACCCGTGAGGGTAACGATCTCTATCACGAGTTCCTGGACGCAGGCGTCATCGCCAAGGATGCCGATGGCAATGCGATCAGCGAAGGCTCCAAGGTCGCGCTGGTCTATGGCCAGATGAACGAGCCGCCGGGCGCCCGTGCGCGCGTCGCCCTGTCCGGCCTGACCATCGCCGAATATTTCCGCGACGTCGAAAATCAGGACGTGTTGTTCTTTGTCGACAACATCTTCCGCTTCACCCAGGCAGGCGCGGAAGTGTCCGCGCTGCTCGGCCGGATTCCTTCGGCCGTGGGCTATCAGCCGACCCTGTCGACAGACATGGGCCAGTTGCAGGAGCGCATCACGTCGACCAACAAGGGGTCGATCACCTCGGTCCAGGCCGTGTACGTCCCCGCGGACGATCTCACCGATCCGGCGCCCGCGACCTCCTTCGCGCATCTTGATGCGACGACCGTTCTTAACCGTGCGATTTCGGAGCTGGGCATCTATCCGGCGGTCGATCCGCTGGACTCCACCAGCCGCGTGCTGGAGCCGCGCACCGTGGGTCAGGAACATTATGACACCGCCCGCGCGGTCCAGTCGATCCTGCAGAAGTATAAGTCGCTGCAGGACATCATCGCCATTCTGGGCATGGACGAGCTGTCGGAAGAGGACAAGCTGACCGTCGCCCGCGCGCGCAAGATCCAGAAGTTCCTGTCGCAGCCGTTCCACGTCGCCGAAGTCTTCACCGGCATCAGCGGCAAGTTCGTCCAGATCGAAGACACGGTGAAGTCGTTCAAAGCCGTGGTCGATGGCGAATATGACCATCTGCCCGAAAACGCTTTCTACATGGTCGGCGGTATCGACGAAGCGGTCGAAAAGGCTAAAAAGCTGGCGGCCGAAGCGGCGTAA